GGGTAATAGCAAAATCAAAATTTAACCTTGGTGACGTTGTTAAGTGTAAAGTAGTAAGATTAGTTCCTTTTGGTGCTTTTGTTGAATTAATTCCCGGAGTGGATGGATTAATCCATATTTCTCAAATTGCAAACAAAAGAATTGGTAAACCTGCAGATGTCCTGTCAATCGGCCAGGAAGTAGAGGCAAAGATTATAGAAATGGATTTGGATAATCAAAAGATTAGCTTGAGTATTAGAGAATTGCCAGGCACTCAGGATATTCCGGCAGAAGAAAATACTGCTGACAAAAAAGAGAAAGACGAAGATCAGCGTATATCTTTTTAAATTCTGTCAATAATATTTAATGACCTCACAAAATACATTGAGACCCCCTTTACATTATTTGCGTGGCATTTTATATGTCACGCTTTTTTTTTATTTGATATTGTGGTAGAATAATATTACATTTTTTTAGCAAAGATATTATATTTTTTTAGTAAAGAGGGATTGAAATGTTTATCAAAGATTACGAGGATTTTAAAACTGAAATATATAAAATGTCCGGAATTAATTTATCTTTATATAAAGAAAAACAAATGAAGAGAAGAATTGAATCCCTGATGAAGAAAAATAACTTTGACAGCTACAATGACTATACAAATGCACTAAAAACAAATAAAATTCTCTACAATGAATTTATTAATTATCTCACTATCAATGTTTCCGAATTTTATAGAAATCCCGGCCAGTGGGAAGTTTTACAAAAAGAAATCATCCCTTTGCTGTTGAGCAAAAGCAAAACGCTGAAGATTTGGAGTGCAGCCTGTTCTACAGGAGAAGAACCTTATTCACTCGTAATGGTTTTAACAAATTTTTTTCCTTTACCATTAATAAAAATCATTGCTACCGATATTGATAAAGAAGCATTAGCAAAGGCAAACATAGGATTATATAACCCTAAGAGCCTGGAAGGGGTTCCAAAAGAAAATATTGCGAAATTTTTTACAAAAGAAGGAGATTTCTTTAAAATTAAAGACGAAGTCAAAAAGTGTGTAGAATTTTCCCAGCATAACTTGCTAAAAGACTCTTACCCTTCCAATTGTGACTTAATCGTATGTAGAAATGTTTTAATTTATTTTACTGAAGAAGCTAAATCAGAAATTTATATGAAATTCAATCAAGCATTAAAAACTGAGGGCATCTTGTTCGTAGGAAGTACCGAACAAATCATTTTGCCGAACCGTTATAACCTTGCTCCCATCAAGACGTTCTTTTATCAAAAGATAAAATCTTTGGTATAGAAAATAGAAATCTGGAATCACTTTGAACTGTATTTCTGACAATGGTAGTAAACCGCTTCAAAACAAATCAAGGGCTACAGGATAAACCCATGTAACCCTTGATTTTTCTGGTGCGAGAAACAGGACTTGAACCTGCATGAGCGTGAACTCACTAGAACCTGAATCTAGCGCGTCTGCCAATTCCGCCATTCTCGCATAGAGAGAACAATAATTATTCTACAACATTTCATAATAAATTTCAATAGTTTTTTTAAATTTTTTTAAGTAAACAAAAGATTGTAGTATTGACAATACAATAATGATATTTGATAATGATAAAGGGACATTTATCATTATGGTTACAAATTAATCAACTTTAAAATCACAATATTGTGATTTTAAAGTTGATTAATTTCATGGATAACTACATTAATTTATTTTTAATATCAGTTATCGATATAATTTATTTTGTCAATAATACTCGATAAGCAGCATATATTTTAAACTGAGGGTTTTGAAGTATTATGACAATCTATATAAGCATTTTCACAATTGCATTTAGTATTAATTTAGGGGGATAACAACAGTTAAAGAATTTTTATAAAAGTTTACAAAACACTGTAAAATTATTATAATATGCTGTATAATAATTTTGAGGTGTTTATATGAAATATTATTCAATTGGAGAATTTGCAGAATTAATAGGAGTGACCCAACAAACTCTTAGAAACTGGGATAAAACAGGAAA
This is a stretch of genomic DNA from Petroclostridium xylanilyticum. It encodes these proteins:
- a CDS encoding CheR family methyltransferase — protein: MFIKDYEDFKTEIYKMSGINLSLYKEKQMKRRIESLMKKNNFDSYNDYTNALKTNKILYNEFINYLTINVSEFYRNPGQWEVLQKEIIPLLLSKSKTLKIWSAACSTGEEPYSLVMVLTNFFPLPLIKIIATDIDKEALAKANIGLYNPKSLEGVPKENIAKFFTKEGDFFKIKDEVKKCVEFSQHNLLKDSYPSNCDLIVCRNVLIYFTEEAKSEIYMKFNQALKTEGILFVGSTEQIILPNRYNLAPIKTFFYQKIKSLV